Sequence from the Zeugodacus cucurbitae isolate PBARC_wt_2022May chromosome 2, idZeuCucr1.2, whole genome shotgun sequence genome:
AATGATTTGTTGAAAGTTTTCGCAAATTTCCATTCACATGGCGTCCCGCTCCTCCTGCGCCGCCGCAGTCGGTGGCCTATGGCGCGGGCATTAATCCCGAGCTCACCGACTATGACTGCCTCGTGACTTTGAACGTCTCGGCACAAACGCACAAACAGCTGTTTGCGAGTACATCAAACCGAATTGATTGCGCACATCCTTGAAGGTGTTCGCATGGAAAAGCCAGTCGTTCAGCCCGCCGGCTACGGCAGCCCACCTATTCCCCGCGCGCAAGCAGTCATTATCGGTTCGGGTTGACGTCTTCCTTGCTTTATTTGGTAtcccttttgttgttgtcgtgatTAGTTCTTGCTTTCGCTTGATCCGCttggattgttgttgtttatttacctgtcattttctcaatttttcacTCTCTCCTACTGGCTAACCACAAATTCATATAAAGTGCAGTTGTCAAAAAACTTCATTCTTCATGTGGAAAGCTGGAAATTttggataaaaaatattacagattTGTATTGCATAAGTTGGGAATGTCTTAATTAGTCGAAGGGAAAACTACGGGTGAAAGACTTCCAAAAAAGCCACAAAGCGGCTTGACGGTTTTGAACCGATGATGTGGTCCGAAGCTGAGTTCAGAATCAACAAATGTTCATGGTTACCTTCTAATTCCAAGTATAACTGACTCAACAAGATGGTAGGAGTGAGTTCGGCACTTCAATGACAGCTTTAAGTCTTATATCGAGATcgtcaatgttttttttttgttttttcatattttaaccgAAAAGCGAAAGACAAATGGAACAAAAATgctcaaaacaaataaataaagtataaatCTTACCATTTTGAATTGCTGTGTTGGTTAATCGGTTGATCAAGTGAACTCTGCGTTATACACCCACTCTTCCTTTCTTTTGCCTGCAGTTACGTTTCGGCGTATTTGTGTTTCGACTTTTCCTTGTTGTTCACATTGCACCCATTTCAGGGCAATAAAACGTAGAGCTCAAACCCCGTCCCACTTGTTGCGTCGTTTGTGCAGTTAAGCGCGAATTGTCCGCCGCTCGCCGACGTCGACGTCGAAAAGGATTTTCGTAACTTTATTGAGCCGCACCGGGTGTAGGCACACGGAACAAGCGATAAGCGACAGAATGACGGGGACTGACTTAACGGCGATTGCACGCACACACAGCAAAACGTGAATTCATGACCTTGTGTTTTTACCGTTGCATTtcacactcgcacacacacatacaccgttGGGTCGTTACGGTTTCAGCGATTTTCcggcttcacttcacttcatttttattttattttcttttattttattttttcatttgttgctttgtttttagGTGAGCGGAAATGCTACGCTTCCGCTATTTTATCAGTGACTTTAATGCAGCGGCAAACTGTCCACAACGAGCTTTGCGCAAGGCTTCAACTGGGCAACTGGGGAAAACTTTTCAACTCATTTGCATGCGCACTTCCCTTCTCACTTCATATCAATTCGCTGcgaatttgtttttcttattttatttttattttgtttttatttgcgttaattcttaatttttctattgtttccGTTACCGTTTTAGTTTTCACTGTTAGTTTAAAATTTCTCAATAATTTCGCTTTTCTGCTGAAATGAGAATGATCCGTTGGAATAAAGTTTGCATAttagtttgtaatattttcaattcgtCAAAATGGAAACCATGTTTTgcgaacaatattttatttcagtcTAAGCGCCTACAACGAGCCTCTCAATGTAATCAAGGTGGCACCCCTTGCGCTCGATCATATATTCTATGATATAATGCCTATTTATTTTGGTAAATATTGCGCTAAGGACTCTCGCTGCTGCAATGTTTCCCTTTTCACGAGCGCTTTAAAGTTCAGTTTTCacgtttaaaaaatcgatttttccctCTTCGGTCGCTATGCTTGCTCACAAGTCCGTACTGTTAATTTGAGCGACCTTAGACGTGCAAATCTACGTTCGTTCGTAGGTCTGTGTATGAATGAATGGGGGTACATATGCACACATGTGTGTATGCTGTCGACAAGCAGCGCTGAGATGGATTATTCTTTTTACGAGGAAACTCGTGTGGAAAAACATGCGGAGAAGCAGTTATTCTTGGGaagtgcatacacacatacacacttccaGCAGGTGAAATCGTTGCGCCGGCAGCTGCTGCGGACGCTTAGGATTCGTATAAATCAAGAAAAGCATTCCGACACTAAAAatgcacacccacacacacacacatcatcgCATGCAGTGCTCATAGTATTTCCAAGTACAATAGAAATATCAGCGTACGCTTATGCATGTcccataagtatgtacatacccACATAAGTCTATAAGtaactgttgttattgttagcgGTGCTCTTGTCTGTGCGGCCTTACTCATATGCGTTCTGCACATattgtttgctgctgctgccacacaATAGCTCACGACGCCTCAGTGGTTGTCAATGACCTACTCTGGCAAATGGTGTGCAACAACAGGCGGGTGTTCAGCGCTGGTCCCTCCGGCTTAGCGAGTTCGTTCGTTATTGTGGCTGCCTGCGAAATTGAGCCAATTCTTGGCAAAACAGAAAGCCATGCTTCTACCTATGTaactgtgtacatacatatgtatatgggtatGAATGTATGTGGCAACATATTAAAGGTGTGGCTAAATATAAAATCTCATACACAAagaccacacatacatacatgtatatatcatTTAACCCAAAGTGAAAAACACGCCAAAGTCAATACTTTAATGtgctttaaatttgtttttcatcaTACTAAACTTTCTACATTTTCTGCTTAAAACTCACGTTTCTTTGGAGCTGATATCTCAGGGAGAATAGCAAATctcaaaaagttaataaaatttgaatttcctGCCAAACTGAAGAACATGAAAACTTAGAGAAATCCTAAACTTCTTCTGGGAATCAACTTTTGAAGAACTTCTTTGTAAGATATtgtattcaattcaatattaatatttgttcaaTAAATGTATGTCAGTCGTAGGTAGAATGCTTTACAGAGTGAGTGCTACAACTAAGCTCTCAGTTATTCTAAACATTTATCCGACGAACGATTGGAACGAATGCAAATTATGAGTATTGTAAACTATTAACAAAGAGACCCAATAAGTGCTGTAAAACATAGTTGCAACTTAGATTTGCCACAAATTAAAAGAGTAGCATATATCTGTATTCTCATTTTAACAATAGTgggttaatataaatattttccaaactaatttgtttagtttgtatcctgtaataaaaattgtgcattgctgttgttgtaaggtGTTTTTCATTTCTCATCGCCtgttgtgtaaatatgtatgaacttGAAATGAAGTACTCTACAAAGTGCTCCCCCATGATGCAGTAGCGGAAGTGTTTCCTTCTCTACGGGAGCTCATTATTGCTCGTAACTATTTGCCATCAGTTATAAGAGTCAATGGGAATATGAGTACTCATATAATGAATGTGAAATATTGAATTAGGTGAAAAGGATTGAGGGTGGAATTAATAAAATCTTAACTCCCGGTTTAGTATTATCTTATGCTAAGGACTTGTATTCAACAGCACAAATAGTTTCAGAAGGCATCTTCTATAAAAATACCTTTAAGTTATTAGGGAGATTAGAGAGAAGTTTatagagaaataattctttggAGAATAAGACCGACTATTTGTATTTCAAATCAACCATTTTATGATCTATATGGATTACGCTTTTAATCGGAGTACTCTCCTAACCTAAATGGAGTACAGTTTACATGCAGTCAGGGAACACTCGCGTGTTTTGAGTGGTAGAAAAAAATCGGAGTGTGCAAGTGATGTTTGTTGTGTGATTAAATGTATGTGAACATACGCCGTGACGATTCTATCATGACATAAACAGGCGGCGTTAGTGTTCAGATGTAAACAAGTGCATACTCGTGCACACACCGAGcgacgcacacacatatgtatatgccttaTTTAGAATGAAAACATTGTTTGCAGTATGACACAGTATGTGTGTAGGAGTGTGTTAACCCAGTGCCGTATCTTCTTGGATGTCCTACGAGAAGTGAGCAatgcgacaacagcaacaataaaaacagtgCCACTATGCCACCAACTATTCGAACCACATAGACCACCACCTAGTCAGTTAGGCGGATAACATACATGGATGGCTGTGtctgtgtgcatttgaaatggtGTTATTGTTAAGTGAAGCGAACAATTGGCTTTGCGCTGTCGCCGGAGCTAACAAACGGttttgcaaacaaaataaacattgTGGCTGTTTGCTAGCGCTCAATGGTCGGCAGCCAAGCTACAGTTAATTTTGTGATTATCATCTAATTTTATAGACACTGCAGTACGCCAGTGCAGCGCTTGTATTTAGCTGAGCGAATGTACACTGAGCGATGATGATAAATGGCTTTTGTTGGTTGTGCAAATGGAGAGATAAATTATTATTGCGCGAGGACAATGCCGATAGTTATGGCTGGTTGAGATTCAATCatttaacaaaatacaaatatgggTTAATGCAGCACCAACAatttaaattgataaataaatgcaataaattttgaggaaaattatcgaaaatgattattttttaagataataatcagtttattatttttagttttcttgcaactttttgtttttgttgtttttttttttttgaattttgcttTCCTTTCTTAAGTTTTTGGTGTTCCACTTTGAACTGGAAGAAAATGCGATTTCATATCATAAGCTAAAGATCTGCCAAAAAAACAAACTCTTGGCATGCAAAACTTCCTATCGAAATAAGCTTACTTTGGAGATGCTCCAAATCTTTTTAGATCAAATtaacgaaataaaatgaaattagttcACTCAAACACTTTGGAATgggaaatataattatttaaaatatatataaattgcactGATATAGAAGCAAAGACAATTTCGGTAAACACACAAAGATTACAGTTTGGTCCTTcacattttatttccaatttcaGCTTTAAGCATTTTAGCGCCTGGCTTTAACTTGTTGCTACATATACTTGTCTTCAATCAGAATTCCAACAACTGTTTAAAATTAAGCACGGAACATCTGTGTATTCGCAATTATTAACCGTTTATGAGGAACAAATCAGCTTATCACACGCCCTAATGGGTTGcggtggcgtatacgcaacatacactgaacaaaaacaaaaaaacacgcgCTAATTGTGAGAGAGATGccttacaatttaaattttcaagtggCCGAACCGACGAAAACTTTCACCAACGGAAAATTaccgtttttttatatttttggtttttatatattcattatttcaatattatatttgtttgtcaGACACTTCGTTTGTCACAATTTCCCGTTAAAATGGTAATTCGCACATCACAGAGCCGTCAACGACTGAAGATTTTCCTCACAGTCTGCGCTATAAATATTACAGTGCGATTTGCGAACGTAGAAGGATGCTCGCAGCCGAAGCATGGTGAGCTTTTGGCaacgaaagagagagagagccgAAATCGAAAAGGACTCGTTGAAGTGCGAACCATGCCCAGTTGAGTGTGGCTACGCGCTCTTAATTTTTGTAAAGAGCGATTAGCGCTTCCACGCGGAATCTTCTGTTATTTGAAATCATACTTCTACATAATTTATATTCCAACGGAaattttttgggattttttaattttgttaaatgagttttatTTGCCTAAACTTTCGGAAAATCATAATCACCAGAATGcattaacaacaaaatatgagcAACAATATTTACAGATGAGAATTCTTAAACAATTACATGAATATTCATTACATTTTCGCGTTGAAGAAAGAACACCTTTCACTTAGTTGCCGCTGTGACCCAGACTGTAACTGTAGCCCAGCTGGCCGAGTTGGAAAACACTGGCCGCCGTCGGCACACTGCTTCCGGTGAACGTATGCAGGCCGATTCGAGGGCCTTGCAGCTGATAAAGTTTTGAACTCGGTGCGAGACTGAAGGCTGGATTGAGCGTTGGTGCGACTCGCTCGAGCCCGCTCCTGTAACCACCGTCATTCAAAGCGCTCGCATTCACGCCATTCACGTAAAGTTCGCTGCTGACGCGATCAGTGGGCGTGAATAGTCTCTGCGAGGACACGGCACTTCGGCTGGGATACTTGATACGCATGAGTCGGAAGTTGATCTCATCCCGGTTCACTGTTTGTAGTGTGAAACGGTTGAATTTCGAGGACATGGCATAGACCACGTCATTCTCCCATGGCGATGCGCTTATATCGGCTACGAACTGCAGTGCATTCACGTCGTAGGAGAGCACCGCCTGTTGCTTAGTTTGTGGGTGCCAAGATACGATCGCAGTCTCTGTAACTGGGCTGAAGAGCAGGCTACCATCTTGTGGCGCGAGATAAAGTGGAAGACCTTGAGATGACTTCTTGCCCAAGAAGCGTATTGGTAAAATGTCATGCAATTGACGTGGTCCAGCGCGCAGGGCATCCTTGGTTATGGAGAAGATGCTGTGAGTACATGAaagagtttatattatattttttagtatgttTAACAACTCGATGATATCAACATGAAGtgacaattttctataaatgaaattcaatttaatgttCTTACCGATCTGTAGCCAGCGGTTGGAAATAAAGTATTCCATTTACTGTGTCGAAAGCTAAGCCGATGACGCCATCACTTATGAAGAACTTGTCGTTTAGGATTTGTATTAAACCAAAGTCGGGATCGGGCCACATAGCCGGGTGTGAGAGACGCCAAACCATGTCACGTGCTCCGTCGTAGACAATGATCGCTGATCagcaatccaaaaatgaaataatttccaaaCAATGAAGAATTAGTAATTGCCACTTTAAATGGCATTTCTAAAGTGAAACATATGTGTATAGTACAGTAGCCCTAAACTTACCAGGTCTTACTGTATCAGCAATGTAGACAAAGACATCGTCGCAGGTCCCTGAAGTGGATGTGGTTTCGTCGACGATCAAATTTACGAGAATCGACTGATTGCGCAAGACATCAttctgttattaaatatttcccaATAAACATTAGCAAAAGATTCAGTTAACTACATTGCGTCTTGAAGTTGCTCACCGGTAGTTCAATGCGCCGCACCACTTGATCCGTATTCAAATCGAATACCAATATCTTGGGTCGGCAGGTTTGCTCGGAGTCTTCGAAAGTGCGCGAAACGCCGGCGTCTAGGATCCACAAACGGTTGCAAGAATCGATGCGCATGCGATACACCGACACCAAATACGAGTCGCTGCAGTTGAACGAGCTGCGGCCGCTGACCGTGTACGTCCAGTCGGGATAGGACTACAAGATAAGAGTGTGTAAATACGTAAGAaagaattcattaaaattaagtgtgaaaatgtgtaaaattgaTTGATTGCGGTATTCCATGCATTCGATGCGGCACTTACTCGTAAGATCGGCGACTCGCTGTAGTCCGACttcgaaatgtaggcaacggtTGTCGGCACGCCGGCAAAGAGCTTCGGTGTAGCAATGAAAATCCGGTCATAAGCCACTGTCATACTCGTCGGCACCACGTTGATCGGATTGTAGTAGTCGGGGTCGGAGACGGGCGCATGCGGCGGAAATTCGTACGAGAAAAGCTTCCATTGCTTAACGATTTCCAAATTGGATCGCACGGCTAGAGAGCCGCCAAACAACACGTTGTGGGCAATCAGCAGTGCCACCAACAAAATGTTGCGCACGCGCCACATATTGACAGTTACTTGCGCACGTTTTGCTATGTGAAATGCTTGTGTCGGTCCGATTAAACGCCTCGTTGATTTGATGTGGGACAAGCAGTGAAAGAGTTTTTGACAGCAGCACTTTTAACTAACGGCaccatatacaaataaaaacgg
This genomic interval carries:
- the LOC105217734 gene encoding major royal jelly protein 1, with amino-acid sequence MWRVRNILLVALLIAHNVLFGGSLAVRSNLEIVKQWKLFSYEFPPHAPVSDPDYYNPINVVPTSMTVAYDRIFIATPKLFAGVPTTVAYISKSDYSESPILRSYPDWTYTVSGRSSFNCSDSYLVSVYRMRIDSCNRLWILDAGVSRTFEDSEQTCRPKILVFDLNTDQVVRRIELPNDVLRNQSILVNLIVDETTSTSGTCDDVFVYIADTVRPAIIVYDGARDMVWRLSHPAMWPDPDFGLIQILNDKFFISDGVIGLAFDTVNGILYFQPLATDRIFSITKDALRAGPRQLHDILPIRFLGKKSSQGLPLYLAPQDGSLLFSPVTETAIVSWHPQTKQQAVLSYDVNALQFVADISASPWENDVVYAMSSKFNRFTLQTVNRDEINFRLMRIKYPSRSAVSSQRLFTPTDRVSSELYVNGVNASALNDGGYRSGLERVAPTLNPAFSLAPSSKLYQLQGPRIGLHTFTGSSVPTAASVFQLGQLGYSYSLGHSGN